One genomic region from Anguilla rostrata isolate EN2019 chromosome 2, ASM1855537v3, whole genome shotgun sequence encodes:
- the nubp2 gene encoding LOW QUALITY PROTEIN: cytosolic Fe-S cluster assembly factor nubp2 (The sequence of the model RefSeq protein was modified relative to this genomic sequence to represent the inferred CDS: substituted 3 bases at 3 genomic stop codons) — translation MDLSDADQGSLAEVKHVILVLSGKGGVGKSTMTTEIALALRHAGKKMGIWCVHTXCFVLCRWDLAXPVWPYPMRVWRPRCTRXLRWSVYVDSSKSLALMSIGFLLENPDDAVVWRGPKKTALIGQFVSDVAWGELDYLLVDTPPGTSDEHLSVVENLRKHKLDGAILVTTPQAVSTGDVRREITFCKKIGLRILGLVENMSGFVCPHCSECSNIFSKGGGEDLAKLTGSPFLGCVPLDPQLSSSVENGKDFIQAFPESATFAAINNIVQAVMTSLEAS, via the exons ATGGATCTAAGTGATG CAGACCAGGGGAGCTTGGCAGAGGTCAAGCATGTAATATTGGTGCTGTCAGGGAAAGGAGGGGTGGGAAAGAGCACCATGACAACAGAGATAGCCCTGGCACTTCGGCATGCAGGAAAAAAG ATGGGCATATGGTGTGTTCATACCTGATGCTTTGTCTTGTGTCGGTGGGATCTGGCGTGACCTGTGTGGCCCTACCCCATGCGTGTGTGGCGGCCGAGGTGCACCAGGTGACTCCGCTGGTCCGTCTACGTAGACTCCAGCAAGAGCCTGGCCCTCATGTCCATTGGCTTCCTTCTGGAGAACCCTGATGATGCTGTGGTCTGGAGGGGCCCCAAGAAAACAG CTCTAATTGGCCAGTTTGTGTCGGACGTGGCATGGGGTGAACTGGACTACCTCCTGGTGGACACACCCCCAGGAACATCGGACGAGCACCTGTCGGTCGTGGAGAACCTGCGCAAGCACAAGCTGGACGGAGCCATCCTGGTCACTACTCCACAA GCTGTTTCCACTGGCGACGTGAGGCGGGAGATCACATTCTGCAAGAAGATCGGCCTGCGCATCCTCGGGCTAGTGGAGAATATGAGCGGCTTTGTGTGCCCTCACTGCTCG GAGTGCAGTAATATATTCTCCAAAGGCGGAGGAGAGGACCTAGCAAAGCTGACAGGATCGCCATTTTTAG GCTGCGTGCCCCTGGATCCACAGCTCAGCAGCAGCGTAGAGAATGGTAAAGATTTCATTCAAGCTTTCCCAGAGAGCGCCACCTTCGCAGCCATCAACAACATTGTACAAGCCGTCATGACCAGCTTAGAAGCTTCctga